In a genomic window of Streptomyces katrae:
- a CDS encoding putative T7SS-secreted protein, with product MGWQDFIPDVVEDKVEHGIEKVGDFVEWGGSKVAGLADEVGLEEAGDWIRDKSRSAANQLGSDVAELELGQTDDPKKLVYGSVAKIHAQVGHLNDFKTAFESVGNGLKNLTEPDGLKGQAAKAFREAVAKQPPRWFKASEAFGKAADAMGRFAETVEWAQGRAKEALEDYNKAKKVSEDARNAYNKQVNEYNNAITAKKEHLPPRPAETFDDPGKPLAAAAQDKLDNARKQRNEQAQTAADAVRAARDAAPPKPSYAGQLTDGIAYVQLANNHFVGGIIRGAAGTADFARSLSPQDPYNLTHPAEYVTHLNSTAAGLVTTVNDPWGAGKQMLDDFMKDPAEGVGRLVPDLIGSKGMASFKEAGAAARRLDDLKSPRRGEHERNPESSATRCKETVCKRDPVDVATGRMLLPTTDIALPGALPLVFRRTFDSSRRSGHWFGPTWSSTVDQQLEIGPEGLIFSCDEGSLLAYPHPAPGIAVMPTHGRQWPLERVTGGYTITDPDTGKVWHFTDHTDETALLAQIDDRNGRWISFEHDESGAPTAIVHHGGYHLKLTTSKGRVTALHLAGAAEGGSDQEILRYGYTDGHLSSVINSSGRPLSFDCDEHGRITSWTDTNGSRFDYVYDDQDRCVYQSGTNGHLESTFTWDDVDPATGLRMTTLTNGLGHTERHLVNDRSQVVAEIDALGAVTRFEYDRHNRLLSRTDPLGHTHRFTYDRYGRQTMAERPDGRRKLTEYDTNGMPVRVVGTDGRATRQTFDEHGNRMSVTDAAGVTTEFTYDAAGSLTSMTNPFIGTIRLILNRQGLPTQVIDQLGATTRYEHDAFGRTVRIVDPLGAETRLDWTTEGQLTRRTAPDGTVDFWTYDGEGNCLSYTDAMGATTRFAYTEFDLLAARTGPDGARYDFSHDTNLRLTQVTNPQGLTWDYTYDAAGRLVAEADFDGRVLGYDYDAAGRMVSRKNGLGQRVDFTHNALGQVIRKEVEGNKVTTFEYDVFDELALATSPDAQLERLRDRYGRLQFEKVNGRKLTYAYDELGRRVGRTTPSGAVSEWSYDAAGRRTKLTSSGREFGFSFDALGREVERTVSDFASLTSSFDDMNRLTAQEITSRGGRPLQHRVYTYRPDGGLVGINDAFSGARRFELDAARRVTAVHASGWTEQYVYDNTGNQTEASWPATHPSHTATGTRDYQGTRITSAGAIRYEHDDQGRLVLRQKTRLSRKPDTWRYEWDAEDRLTAVTTPGGTVWRYAYDPLGRRISKQSPVQEVHFIWDGTTLCEQTTADITLTWDHAGLRPIAQTERRKDSTDERFFAIVTDLIGTPTELIDESGQLAWRTRATLWGTTTWTRDATAYTPLRFPGQYFDPESGLHYNHFRYYDPESARYLSQDPLGLAPAPNPAAYVNNPQTWSDPRGLSPCPFPNRMPEELAGELADAERLGVKPVRVGDTGFDDVINSGTVKWAVTEEGELVFIPKHVQGTELKHPVLTNGAPVLAAGEAEIAGSGGNYFGMSINRQSGHYWPSQESLEIGKDAFERAGIPLL from the coding sequence ATGGGCTGGCAGGACTTCATACCGGATGTCGTCGAGGACAAGGTCGAGCACGGAATCGAGAAGGTCGGCGATTTCGTCGAGTGGGGTGGCAGTAAGGTCGCCGGCCTTGCCGACGAGGTCGGCCTGGAGGAAGCGGGCGACTGGATCCGCGACAAGTCCCGCTCCGCCGCCAACCAGCTTGGCTCCGACGTCGCCGAGCTGGAGCTCGGGCAGACCGACGATCCGAAGAAGCTGGTCTATGGCAGCGTGGCCAAGATACATGCCCAGGTCGGACACCTTAACGACTTCAAGACGGCCTTCGAATCCGTCGGCAACGGCCTGAAGAACCTGACCGAGCCCGACGGTCTGAAGGGCCAGGCAGCCAAGGCGTTCCGGGAAGCCGTGGCGAAGCAGCCACCGCGCTGGTTCAAGGCGTCCGAGGCCTTCGGGAAGGCAGCAGACGCCATGGGCCGCTTCGCGGAGACCGTGGAATGGGCCCAGGGTCGAGCCAAGGAGGCCCTGGAGGACTACAACAAGGCGAAGAAGGTATCCGAGGACGCCCGCAACGCCTACAACAAGCAGGTCAACGAGTACAACAACGCCATCACAGCCAAGAAGGAGCATCTCCCGCCCCGCCCGGCCGAAACCTTCGACGACCCGGGCAAGCCTCTTGCTGCGGCGGCCCAGGACAAGCTGGACAACGCACGCAAGCAGCGCAACGAGCAGGCTCAGACTGCCGCGGACGCGGTCCGCGCCGCGCGCGACGCTGCCCCGCCCAAGCCCTCGTACGCGGGTCAGCTCACCGACGGCATCGCGTACGTGCAGCTGGCCAATAACCACTTCGTGGGCGGCATCATCCGAGGCGCTGCCGGCACCGCCGACTTCGCCCGCTCCCTCAGTCCGCAGGATCCGTACAACCTCACGCATCCCGCCGAGTACGTGACGCACCTCAACTCCACGGCAGCGGGCCTCGTCACCACGGTCAACGACCCATGGGGCGCCGGGAAGCAGATGCTCGACGATTTCATGAAGGATCCCGCCGAAGGTGTCGGCAGACTCGTCCCCGACCTGATCGGTTCCAAGGGCATGGCTTCCTTCAAGGAGGCCGGGGCAGCCGCGAGACGCTTGGACGATCTGAAGTCTCCCCGCCGTGGGGAGCATGAACGGAATCCGGAGAGCAGCGCCACCCGCTGCAAAGAGACGGTGTGCAAGAGGGACCCGGTCGATGTCGCGACCGGCCGCATGCTGTTGCCCACGACCGACATCGCTCTGCCCGGCGCCCTCCCACTCGTGTTTCGGCGCACCTTCGACTCCTCGCGCCGCTCCGGGCACTGGTTCGGGCCGACGTGGTCTTCCACGGTGGACCAGCAGCTGGAGATCGGCCCGGAGGGCCTCATCTTCAGCTGTGACGAGGGGAGCCTTCTCGCCTACCCCCACCCAGCCCCCGGCATCGCGGTGATGCCCACACACGGCCGACAATGGCCATTGGAACGCGTCACCGGCGGGTATACGATCACCGACCCCGACACCGGCAAGGTCTGGCACTTCACAGATCACACGGACGAGACCGCGCTCCTGGCCCAGATCGACGACCGCAACGGCCGCTGGATCAGCTTCGAGCACGACGAGTCGGGCGCCCCGACAGCGATCGTCCACCACGGCGGCTACCACCTGAAGCTCACCACGAGCAAGGGACGCGTAACGGCCCTGCACCTCGCGGGGGCCGCGGAGGGCGGATCGGATCAGGAGATCCTGCGGTACGGATACACCGACGGCCATCTCAGCTCGGTCATCAACTCCTCAGGCCGCCCCCTGAGCTTCGACTGCGACGAACACGGCCGTATTACCTCGTGGACCGACACCAACGGTAGCCGCTTCGACTACGTCTACGACGATCAGGACCGCTGCGTCTACCAGTCAGGGACGAACGGGCACCTCGAATCCACCTTCACGTGGGACGATGTCGATCCTGCAACCGGGCTCCGCATGACCACCCTCACCAATGGTCTGGGGCACACCGAGCGTCACTTGGTCAATGACCGGTCACAGGTGGTCGCCGAGATCGACGCCCTCGGCGCGGTCACCCGCTTCGAGTACGACCGCCACAACCGACTGCTGTCACGGACTGATCCGCTGGGGCACACTCACCGTTTCACCTATGACAGGTACGGCCGTCAAACAATGGCGGAACGGCCGGACGGACGGCGGAAGCTGACCGAGTACGACACGAACGGTATGCCTGTTCGCGTAGTAGGCACCGACGGAAGGGCCACTCGCCAGACCTTCGACGAGCACGGCAATCGCATGTCCGTAACCGACGCAGCGGGCGTGACGACAGAGTTCACGTACGACGCAGCCGGCTCGCTCACTTCGATGACGAACCCGTTCATCGGCACTATCCGGCTGATACTGAACCGCCAAGGTCTTCCCACACAAGTCATAGATCAGTTGGGCGCCACGACTCGCTACGAGCACGATGCCTTCGGTCGTACCGTTCGGATCGTTGACCCTCTCGGAGCGGAGACGCGACTGGATTGGACTACAGAGGGCCAGCTGACCCGGCGCACCGCACCTGACGGCACGGTGGACTTCTGGACGTACGATGGTGAGGGGAACTGTCTCAGCTACACGGACGCGATGGGTGCCACGACTCGCTTCGCGTACACGGAGTTCGATCTGCTGGCAGCCCGCACGGGCCCGGATGGAGCTCGCTACGATTTCTCCCATGACACCAACCTGCGGCTGACGCAGGTGACGAATCCGCAGGGCTTGACGTGGGATTACACCTACGACGCGGCTGGCCGACTGGTTGCGGAGGCCGACTTCGACGGCCGGGTGCTGGGCTACGACTACGATGCTGCGGGTCGAATGGTCTCCCGGAAGAACGGGCTGGGCCAGCGCGTCGACTTCACACACAATGCCCTCGGCCAGGTGATCCGCAAGGAGGTCGAAGGCAATAAAGTCACAACATTTGAATACGACGTCTTCGATGAACTGGCACTGGCCACGAGCCCGGACGCTCAACTGGAACGCCTACGAGACCGCTATGGTCGACTGCAGTTCGAGAAGGTGAACGGCCGGAAGCTAACGTATGCGTACGACGAGCTGGGCCGTCGTGTGGGAAGAACGACGCCAAGTGGGGCGGTCAGTGAATGGTCGTACGACGCGGCGGGCCGCAGGACGAAGCTCACCTCGTCCGGACGTGAATTCGGCTTCTCCTTCGATGCCCTGGGCCGTGAAGTGGAGCGCACGGTATCGGACTTCGCCTCTCTGACGTCGTCGTTCGACGATATGAATCGTTTGACGGCCCAGGAGATCACGTCCCGGGGCGGCCGCCCTCTCCAGCACCGGGTGTACACCTACCGCCCGGACGGCGGTCTGGTCGGCATAAACGACGCCTTCTCCGGTGCCCGCCGATTCGAGTTGGACGCGGCCCGCCGTGTCACGGCTGTCCATGCGAGCGGATGGACGGAGCAGTACGTCTACGACAACACCGGAAACCAGACAGAGGCTTCGTGGCCGGCCACCCACCCCTCCCACACCGCGACAGGCACGCGCGACTATCAGGGCACTCGGATCACCAGCGCGGGCGCCATCCGCTACGAACACGACGACCAGGGGCGGCTTGTTCTACGCCAGAAGACCCGTCTCTCCCGGAAGCCCGATACCTGGCGCTACGAGTGGGACGCGGAGGACCGTCTCACCGCGGTGACCACACCCGGGGGCACTGTCTGGCGGTACGCTTACGACCCACTGGGCCGCCGGATATCGAAGCAGTCCCCTGTCCAGGAGGTCCACTTCATCTGGGACGGCACGACCCTCTGCGAGCAGACAACCGCGGACATCACCCTCACCTGGGACCATGCAGGCCTGCGCCCCATTGCCCAAACAGAACGCCGCAAGGATTCCACCGACGAGCGTTTCTTCGCCATCGTCACTGACCTAATCGGCACACCGACCGAACTGATCGACGAATCGGGCCAACTGGCCTGGCGCACGCGCGCGACGCTGTGGGGCACGACAACATGGACCCGCGACGCAACCGCCTATACCCCGCTACGATTCCCAGGACAGTATTTCGACCCGGAGTCGGGGCTCCATTACAACCACTTCCGCTATTATGACCCAGAATCGGCACGATACCTCTCCCAGGACCCCTTGGGACTCGCCCCAGCACCGAACCCGGCGGCCTACGTCAACAACCCACAGACGTGGAGCGACCCAAGAGGACTTTCACCCTGCCCGTTCCCTAATCGGATGCCCGAAGAGCTGGCAGGCGAGCTGGCAGACGCCGAACGGCTCGGAGTGAAGCCCGTACGTGTTGGTGATACAGGGTTCGATGACGTCATCAACTCGGGCACGGTGAAGTGGGCGGTGACTGAAGAGGGAGAGCTGGTCTTTATCCCCAAGCACGTTCAAGGCACCGAGCTGAAGCACCCTGTGCTGACAAACGGGGCACCTGTCCTTGCTGCGGGCGAGGCGGAGATAGCCGGAAGCGGTGGCAACTACTTCGGCATGTCCATCAACAGACAGAGCGGACACTATTGGCCCTCGCAGGAGAGCCTTGAAATTGGGAAGGACGCATTTGAACGTGCAGGAATCCCCCTCCTCTGA